The genomic DNA TCCGGCTCCTAGCCCTTCGCGTCTAAGAACCTTCCCCACGAGAAGGTAAAAAGCACCTTCTGTGGGAAAGAACCTTAGCCGTCAGGGCTAAGCAGTCGCCTCCGCTTTTTATAGAAATCCAGCTCCAGCGGCAAGAATGTTCGATGGCTTCGCGCCTTCCTGCGAGGCAAAACCCGCCTCTCCGTCAGGAGCTCCATCCCCCTTACATTCTGAACGAGCCGCTTCCGCTTTATAAATTACCTCCGTTTTCTGCTTAGTCCCATTGCGTTTTCTACTTTGCGTAGTTGCTTGAATGCAACGCGGTTTGCTTTTTCGGCACCTTTGTCTAGAATTTCGTCTAGTTCTGGTGAGCTGATTAGTTCGTTATACTTGTCTTGGATTGGACGAATTGCTTCTACGACTACTTGTGCTAGGTCGCCTTTGAAGTCTCCGTATCCTTTGCCTTCGTACATTGCTTCGATGTCTTCAACTGTTTTTCCAGAGAATGAAGAGTAGATTGTTAATAAGTTAGAGATACCAGGTTTGTTTTCTTTATCGAATTTCACGATACCTTCAGAATCAGTTACGGCACTCTTAATTTTCTTTTCAATTGTTTTTGGTTCATCAAGCATGCTGATCATTGATTTTGGATTTGGATCAGATTTACTCATTTTTTTCGTAGGTTCTGTTAGTGACATAACGCGAGCCCCTACTTTTGGAATGCGAATTTCAGGAATTGTGAATACTTCACGGAAGCGCTTGTTGAAACGCTCTGCTAGGTCACGTGTTAATTCCATATGTTGTTTTTGATCATCACCAACAGGTACGATTTCAGTGTTGTAAAGTAAAATATCAGCAGCCATTAATGGTGGATACGTTAGTAATCCAGCTGGAACTGAATCTCTACCTGATGCTTTATCTTTATATTGCGTCATACGCTCTAATTCTCCAACGTAAGCAACTGATTGCATAATCCATCCTAGTTGAGCGTGTGCTGGCACTTCTGACTGTACAAATAAAGTAGCTTTTTCAGGGTCGATACCGCATGCTACATAAAGTGCAGCAAGACTGCGGATATTTTTACGAAGTTGTACGGGATCTTGAGGTACTGTAATCGCATGTTGGTTTACAATACAGAAATAACAGTCGTGTTCATTTTGAAGCTCTGTAAATTGCTTCATAGCTCCTAAATAGTTTCCAAGTGTAATCGTTCCACTCGGCTGAATACCAGAAAAGATAACTGACATAAGTAATTCCTCCTAAATTTGAATGCGTGATGGGGGAAGAGAAGGCAAACAAAAAAGCCCATTCATCCCAAAAACTATAGGGACGAATGGACCGCGGTACCACCCTAATTATTTCACTACTGTGAAATCTCTCTAATCCATAATAACGTTTGGATATAACGCCAAAGCCTACTACTTTCGGTTCGGTTTGGTGCTCAAAAGCCCATTCCACATTGTACAATTACTTGTTCACACCAGCCACAAGCTCTCTGAAATTGCCTCAATATGTACTCTTCTTTATCATCGCATACATATAAATTTATTTATTGTTACCTGAGCTCTTTTAATATGAAAGAACTAAAGTTTTATAACAAAATGTTTTGCTGATTATTATATCATATGGGATAGTGTTTGCAAACTACATCAAAATAGTAAAGCTAATGAGAGTCGAGAACAACCCAAGAACGATACCGGTAATGCAAATTGGATACGTCCATTTGAATGAATATGTTTTATAAATACGTTCTTTCTTATCGGTAGGTTCCTCTACTTCTTCAATTAAAGAGTCAATTTTTTTGTTCGTACCAAATACTCTTTGGAAAGCGTAAATTGTTACGTTAAAAAATCCATTTTGAAATATGAATAAAAAACCGCCTATAAGAATAAAAAATAGTGCGATATAAAACGAGATGTTGACAAAATTCAACAAAAATTGCGATGAAACGAGGAATGCGCCAATACTAGAAGCGATTATCGCTATGAAAATTAGTATACAAGTATGAAAAAAAACTTTATTCAAAATGTTCCCCTCCGTCAAAATATTACTAGAATTATTATACTATAAAAGCTATAATATGTACTAGAATTAATTTTTTGAAAATTATACGCAATTAAAGGTCTGATTTCAAGATGATAGTAGCAATGTTAACGTATCCCTTTACAAAAAAATTAAAAAATAAACATTTTATTAAAAATTTTAACAAAAAAACAAAAAACTATATTCACAATTGTTATATTATATGTATAATGAAAATTGTAGAAACTTGGAGATTATTCTTTCAATTCTACTTTTTTACAAGTGAGGGTACAGGAAGTGCAATTAGGGGAGGTAACACAACATGAAGAAAAAGATACCGTTAATACTTGCATCGACGTTGACAGTCAGTATGTTAGGGGCTTGTAGTTACCAAAAAGAGGATAATAAAGCAGGCGCAAAAGAAAAATCCTCAAATAAGCAAGTTTTAAATCTAACTGAGACAGCTGAAATTCCAACTATGGATACGACGTTATCGACAGATGCAACATCTTCTAACATCATGAATAACACAATGGAGGGATTATATCGTCTGGGGAAAGACGATAAACTTGTTCCAGGTGTCGCTAAATCTTATGAGAAATCAGAGGATGGCAAAAAGTATGTATTTAAGTTACGTGAAGATGCGAAATGGTCTAATGGTGAACCTGTAACAGCGAAAGACTTCGTTTATTCTTGGAGAAGAGCTGTAGATTCCAACACGGGTGCCAAGTTTGCTTACATACTATTTGATGTTAAAAATGCGGAGAAAGTTAACAAAAAAGAATTGCCAGTTGAAGAACTTGGTGTAAAGGCAATTGATGATCATACACTTGAAGTGGAATTAGATAACCCTGTTCCTTATTTTGTAAGTTTAACAGTCTATCCAACATTGTATCCTTTGAATGAGAAATTTGTAACAGAACAAGGAGCGAAATTTGGATTAGAATCCAATACGACACTTTACAATGGTCCATTCGTATTAAATGAATGGAAGCATGAACAAAGTTTCCAACTTAAGAAAAATCCAACGTATTGGGAAAATAAAGAAGTAAAACTTGAGGAAATAAACTTCAATATTGTTAAGGATCGTTCAACTGCTATAAATTTATATGAAACGAAAGCAATTGATCGTGTAGTGTTAACATCAGAGTTTGTAGATAAATACAAATCAGATGCTGATTTCAAAACGATTAAGAGACCATCTACACAATTTATTCGCTTAAATGAAAAGAATAAATTTTTAGCAAATAAAAATATCCGAAAAGCAATTGCAATGTCCTTTGAACGTGAAAATATCGGAAAAGTTATCTTAAACGATGGTTCAGAGGGTATATATGGTTTTGTTCCGAAAGGCTTAGCAAAAGGTCCGAATGGAAAAGACTTCCGTGAAGAAAACGGAAAGCTTATAAAAGAGGATATTAAAGAAGCTCAAAAATACTGGGAAGCTGGTAAAAAAGAACTTGGTGTAGACAAAGTAGAGTTAGAGCTATTAAACTTTGATACTGATGATGCGAAAAAAATCGGAGAGTACTTAAAAGGCCAATTTGAAAAGAACTTACCAGGTTTAACAGTTCCAACTAAAATGCAGCCATTTGCACAAAAATTAAAACTTGAAGCAAGTGGAGATTATGCAATGTCATATGCGGGATGGAGTCCAGATTATATGGATCCAATGTCATTCCTTGAAATGTATACGACAGGTAATGCACAAAACAAAGTAAATTATGCAAATCCAGCATATGATGATTTAATTAAAAAAGCAAAAACAGAAGTTGATGTACAAGCTCGCTGGGATGCTCTATTAAAGGCAGAAAAACAACTGCTTGAAGATGCAGCGATAGCTCCAGTATATCAACCAGGAAAAGCTTATTTACAACGCCAATCTATTACAGGTCTATTAGAACATAAATATGGCGGGGAATTTAGCTATAAGTGGGTTGAACTCAAAAACTAAAAATGGTTTCCATCATGAATAAGGGTATATGCCTATGATGGGCATGTGCTCTTATTTTTAAAAAATAAAAGTAAGAATATTTCAAACTATCTTATTGCTTTTGAGAAAAACGGGGAGGTGCTTGACTATGGGACGTTATGTATTAAAACGTTTCGTGTACATGGCTTTGACATTATTTTTAATTACTACACTGACTTTCTTTTTGATGAAATTACTTCCGGGTTCTCCGCTTAAAAACCAGGAGAAGTTATCACCGGCACAAAAAGAAATCATTCTTGAAAAATATGGTTTAAATGATCCAGTGCCAGTTCAATATGCACGTTACTTAGGTAACTTAGCAAAAGGTGATTTAGGGGTATCATTCCAATATGATAACCGTCCAGTAACAGATATGATTGTGGATCGCATTGGACCATCAGCACAACTTGGTTTACAAGCGATTATATTAGGAACATTTATCGGTTTAATTTTAGGAATCATTGCGGCACTTCGTAACAATACGTGGGTCGATTATGGGGCGACAATTATTTCCGTACTCGGGATGTCGGTACCATCGTTCGTATTCGCCGCATTACTACAATATTTCGTAGGGGTAAAACTTGGATGGTTCCCAGTAGCATTCTGGAAAGGACCAGAGTTTACAGTAATGCCTACAATCGCTTTATCGATGGCAGTTATCGCAACAATTGCACGTTTCGCTCGTGCGGAGTTGATTGAAGTTATGCAAGCTGACTACATTTTAACAGCGAAAGCGAAAGGAATTAGCCAAGGCGTTATCATTATCAAACACGCACTTCGCAACGCGTTAATTCCAGTTGTAACAATTTTAGGACCAATGGTTGCAGGATTAATTACAGGTACATTAGTTATTGAGCAAATTTATGCTGTACCAGGACTAGGGGAACAGTTCGTTAAATCTATTACAGTGAATGACTATACAGTTATTATGGGAACTACAATTTTCTATAGTGCGATTTTCATCTTAGTTATTTTCATTGTTGATATTTTATACGGAATTATTGATCCTCGTATTCGTTTAGCGGGAGGGAAAAAATGATGAAAGATGTACAAAAATTATCTCCAGATTTATTTCAACAAGCCAATCAAAATAATGTTGATAATGAAGTCATTGCCCGTCCAAGCTTAACGTTTTGGCAAGATGTAAGAAGACGTTTGTTCCAACATAAAGGGGCAATGTTCGGTTTAGTTTTATTAGCGCTTATTATCTTACTAGCAATTTTAGGACCGATGGTAAGTAAGCATTCGTATAAAGAGCAAGACTTAGGTCGTGCGAAATTACCACCGAAAATTCCAGTTATTGAAAATGTTCATTGGCTACCATTTGACGGTACAGATCAATATGGCGTTGACCAATATGAAAAACGTGATATTAAAGAGTATTTCTGGTTTGGTACAGATGATCTTGGCCGCGATTTATGGACAAGAACATGGGAAGGTACACGTGTATCGTTATATATCGCTCTTTTAGCAGCAGCGATTGACTTAGTAATTGGGGTTGCTTATGGAGGTATTTCAGCGTTCTATGGCGGTAGAGTAGATAACATTATGCAACGTGTTATGGAGATTATTAACGGTATTCCATACTTAATCATCGTTATTTTAATGGTAATCATTATGGGATCTGGTATATGGTCAATTACACTCGCAATGGCAATTACAGGTTGGATAGGGATGTCGCGTATCGTTCGTGGACAAATCCTAAAATTAAAAAACCAAGAATATGTATTAGCATCTCGTACATTAGGTGCAACAAATACACAATTAATTGTAAAACACTTAATCCCGAACGTAATGGGACCAATTATCGTAATGACAATGTTTACAATTCCAACAGCGGTGTTTGGTGAGGCGTTCTTAAGCTTCATCGGTTTAGGTATTCAGCCACCATTCGCATCACTTGGTTCTCTTGTAAATGACGGTTATAAATCAATTCAAACGTATCCACATATGATGTTCATCCCAGCGGTTGTCATCAGTATGTTAATCTTAGCATTCAACTTAATGGCAGACGGATTACGCGACGCGTTAGATCCAAAAATGCGTAAGTAAAAGAGGGGAGAAGTAAAAATGAAAACATTGCTAGAGGTAAAAGATTTGCAAGTCTCCTTTGATACACATGCAGGTGAAGTACAAGCTGTACGCGGTGTTACTTTTGATTTGAAAAAAGGAGAAACATTAGCGATTGTAGGAGAATCTGGTTCTGGGAAATCAGTTACTTCTAAAGCGTTAATGGGATTAATTCCGAATCCTCCAGGTCGTATTAAAAACGGTGAAATCATATTTGAAGGTCGTGACTTAACGAAATTAACAGAAAAAGAAATGCAACAAGTGCGCGGTAAAGATATCGCGATGATTTTCCAAGATCCAATGACATCATTAAACCCAACGATGACAATTGGAAATCAAATTATGGAAGGTCTTATTAAACACCAAGGAATGAGTAAAGCAGATGCACGTAAAGTTGCATTAGAATTAATCGACCTTGTAGGTATTCCAAATCCGGAAGCGCGCTTAAAACAATATCCTCACCAATTCTCAGGTGGTATGAGACAGCGTGTAGTTATTGCGATGGCGTTAGCTTGTAACCCAAAATTATTAATTGCCGATGAGCCGACAACAGCGCTAGACGTTACAATTCAGGCGCAAATTTTAGAGCTTATGAAAGACATTCAGCAAAAAACAGAAGCGGCAATCATTTTCATTACGCATGACTTAGGTGTAGTGGCAAACGTTGCTGATCGCGTGGCAGTTATGTACGCTGGTAAAGTTGTTGAAATCGGAACTGTAGATGAAATTTTCTACAATCCAAAACATCCGTACACTTGGGGCTTAATTGCATCTATGCCAAGTTTAGATGGTTCAGAAGAAGAGCTATATGCAATCCCTGGAACGCCTCCAGATTTATTGAAGCCGCCAAAGGGAGATGCTTTTGCACCACGTAACCCACAGGCACTGAAAATTGATTTTGAAATGGACCCACCTTTATTTAAAGTAAGTGATACACACTATGCGGCAACTTGGTTACTTCACGAGCAAGCTCCAGAAGTAAAACCGCCGGCAGTCGTTGAAAAACGCATTCTTCAAATGAAAGCAGGTGAACAACATGACTAAACAACGTGAGAAATTAATTGAAGTAAAAAATGTAAAGCAGCACTTCGACGTGAGTGGTGGTGTTGTCAAAGCGGTTAATGATATTTCATTTGATATTTACCGCGGAGAAACATTTGGTCTTGTAGGAGAATCAGGTTGTGGTAAATCGACAACTGGAAGAACGATTATTCGTTTATATGATGCAACTGCTGGTGAAGTATTGTTCGATGGTGAAAATGTACATGGTAAAAAATCACGCGCAGAACTGAAGAAGTTCAACCGTAAAATGCAAATGATTTTCCAAGATCCATATGCATCATTAAATCCTCGTATGACAGTAGGGGATATTATCGCAGAAGGTATTGATATTCACGGATTAGCAAAAGGCAAAAAAGAGCGTATGGAACGTGTTCATGAGCTGTTAAATACAGTTGGTTTAAATAAAGAGCACGCAAACCGTTTCCCACATGAATTCTCAGGTGGACAACGTCAACGTATCGGTATCGCACGCGCACTTGCTGTAGAACCTGAATTTATCATTGCCGATGAGCCAATCTCAGCACTTGACGTATCAATCCAGGCGCAAGTTGTAAACTTATTGAAAAAATTACAAAAAGAAAAAGGTTTAACATACTTATTCATTGCCCATGATTTATCAATGGTAAAATACATTAGTGACCGCATTGGCGTAATGTATCGTGGTCAAATCGTTGAGCTAACAACAAGTGATGAGTTATATGCGAATCCAATTCATCCATATACAAAATCACTATTATCAGCAATTCCACTTCCAGATCCAGATTATGAGCGTAATCGTAAACGTATTGTATACGATCCGTCACAGCATGATTATGGTAGTGAAGCACCAACAATGCGTGAAATTCGCCCAGGACATTTCGTGTTATGTTCTGAAGCGGAATATAAGAAATATAAAGAGATTTATCAATAATCAAAAGAGCCATTCTTCCGTTACAGAAGGATGGCTCTTTTTCTACTATATAAACAGTTGTATTGCTAACATTTGTCGGTAAGTGAATATAAATGTTATTTACCAATGAATTCATCTTGATTAAACGAGTGTTATTGCACCTGAACAGAAACAGTCTCTTCTTTTTCTTCAGGTGTAACGAGTGTATAACGCTCCCACGCTCTGCTTTTCCAGCGGAAGAACATAATAATGGCACGCGTCCATTCGTCAATAGCAATCGCTAGCCAAATACCAAGGAGCCCCATATCTAAATGGAAGGCGAAAAAGTAACCGAGTGGTAAACTCATTAACACCATAGAGAATGCACCGATTAAAACTGGGTACTTTGCATCACCAGCTGCACGAAGTGAATTGATGATAACGATGTTCATCGTACGTCCCGTTTCAAGTAGTACACTTAGTAAAAGAACTGACGCACCTAATGTAATAATGTGCGGATTATCTGTAAATAGCCCCATTAATTGTGTGCGGAATGTAATAACGAGAGCAACCATACATAAAGTGACTCCAATTGCCCATTTTACACTTTTCCATACACGTTCATACGCTTCATCTTTTTCACCACCGCCAACGAGGCGCCCGATAATAATTGCTGTTCCCATACCGATTGCAATAGCGAATAAATAAGTAAACATAGAGATGTTAGTAGCGTATTGTCTAGCCGCTAATGATTCTGTTCCTAAGTATGTTGCATAGTATAAGAAGACAATTTGGCAAGCTTGATACATAACCTGCTCAAATGCAGATGGAATCCCGATCTTTAAAATTTTCCCGATGTATTCTTTTGATAAGGTGAAGTAATATTGTAATTTCACACGGTATTCCATAACGCGGTACAGTAGCCAGAAGAAAACGATAAGTGCGATTAGCCTGCTGACAGCAGAAGAAATGGCAGCCCCTTGTACACCGAGTTCTGGGAAACCGAATTTCCCGAAAATGAGTACGTAGTTTCCAGCGATATGAATAATATTCATTCCAAGTGAAATAAACATCGCTTGCTTTGTGAAGCCATGTACGCGGATAATTGCGGCTAATGAATTAATAATAGCTTGAAGGAAAATAGCTCCTCCGACGATAGATAAATAGCTTTGTGCATACATGAGTACATCGCCTTGTAAGTTCATTGCCATCATCATATGTTTTGAAAATAAAAGAAAACCAGCGCTTATAACGAGTCCGACCACTAAATTTAATGTGACGGCTAAAGCTGATATTTTAGATGCTTCCATAAAACGTTTGGAACCGAGGTATTGAGATACGACGATAGCTGCGCCGTTCCCGATGACTTCTAGTACCAAAATAGCGATATGGAGATATTGATTCGCTGCACCAACCCCAGATACAGCATCGTCTGATAATGCACTTAACATGAAAGTATCAGCGATCCCCATTAACATAAATAGAAAAACTTCTAGAAAAATAGGCCATGTTAATAAGAATAAACTTAGTTTCTCAGTAGGCCCGTTTTTTGCCTG from Bacillus basilensis includes the following:
- the opp3b gene encoding oligopeptide ABC transporter permease is translated as MGRYVLKRFVYMALTLFLITTLTFFLMKLLPGSPLKNQEKLSPAQKEIILEKYGLNDPVPVQYARYLGNLAKGDLGVSFQYDNRPVTDMIVDRIGPSAQLGLQAIILGTFIGLILGIIAALRNNTWVDYGATIISVLGMSVPSFVFAALLQYFVGVKLGWFPVAFWKGPEFTVMPTIALSMAVIATIARFARAELIEVMQADYILTAKAKGISQGVIIIKHALRNALIPVVTILGPMVAGLITGTLVIEQIYAVPGLGEQFVKSITVNDYTVIMGTTIFYSAIFILVIFIVDILYGIIDPRIRLAGGKK
- a CDS encoding MATE family efflux transporter, whose amino-acid sequence is MLRYTLLKIDIGKEGTDMTAIQAKNGPTEKLSLFLLTWPIFLEVFLFMLMGIADTFMLSALSDDAVSGVGAANQYLHIAILVLEVIGNGAAIVVSQYLGSKRFMEASKISALAVTLNLVVGLVISAGFLLFSKHMMMAMNLQGDVLMYAQSYLSIVGGAIFLQAIINSLAAIIRVHGFTKQAMFISLGMNIIHIAGNYVLIFGKFGFPELGVQGAAISSAVSRLIALIVFFWLLYRVMEYRVKLQYYFTLSKEYIGKILKIGIPSAFEQVMYQACQIVFLYYATYLGTESLAARQYATNISMFTYLFAIAIGMGTAIIIGRLVGGGEKDEAYERVWKSVKWAIGVTLCMVALVITFRTQLMGLFTDNPHIITLGASVLLLSVLLETGRTMNIVIINSLRAAGDAKYPVLIGAFSMVLMSLPLGYFFAFHLDMGLLGIWLAIAIDEWTRAIIMFFRWKSRAWERYTLVTPEEKEETVSVQVQ
- the opp3C gene encoding oligopeptide ABC transporter permease, with amino-acid sequence MMKDVQKLSPDLFQQANQNNVDNEVIARPSLTFWQDVRRRLFQHKGAMFGLVLLALIILLAILGPMVSKHSYKEQDLGRAKLPPKIPVIENVHWLPFDGTDQYGVDQYEKRDIKEYFWFGTDDLGRDLWTRTWEGTRVSLYIALLAAAIDLVIGVAYGGISAFYGGRVDNIMQRVMEIINGIPYLIIVILMVIIMGSGIWSITLAMAITGWIGMSRIVRGQILKLKNQEYVLASRTLGATNTQLIVKHLIPNVMGPIIVMTMFTIPTAVFGEAFLSFIGLGIQPPFASLGSLVNDGYKSIQTYPHMMFIPAVVISMLILAFNLMADGLRDALDPKMRK
- a CDS encoding DUF3899 domain-containing protein yields the protein MNKVFFHTCILIFIAIIASSIGAFLVSSQFLLNFVNISFYIALFFILIGGFLFIFQNGFFNVTIYAFQRVFGTNKKIDSLIEEVEEPTDKKERIYKTYSFKWTYPICITGIVLGLFSTLISFTILM
- the trpS gene encoding tryptophan--tRNA ligase, translated to MSVIFSGIQPSGTITLGNYLGAMKQFTELQNEHDCYFCIVNQHAITVPQDPVQLRKNIRSLAALYVACGIDPEKATLFVQSEVPAHAQLGWIMQSVAYVGELERMTQYKDKASGRDSVPAGLLTYPPLMAADILLYNTEIVPVGDDQKQHMELTRDLAERFNKRFREVFTIPEIRIPKVGARVMSLTEPTKKMSKSDPNPKSMISMLDEPKTIEKKIKSAVTDSEGIVKFDKENKPGISNLLTIYSSFSGKTVEDIEAMYEGKGYGDFKGDLAQVVVEAIRPIQDKYNELISSPELDEILDKGAEKANRVAFKQLRKVENAMGLSRKRR
- a CDS encoding ABC transporter ATP-binding protein, whose protein sequence is MKTLLEVKDLQVSFDTHAGEVQAVRGVTFDLKKGETLAIVGESGSGKSVTSKALMGLIPNPPGRIKNGEIIFEGRDLTKLTEKEMQQVRGKDIAMIFQDPMTSLNPTMTIGNQIMEGLIKHQGMSKADARKVALELIDLVGIPNPEARLKQYPHQFSGGMRQRVVIAMALACNPKLLIADEPTTALDVTIQAQILELMKDIQQKTEAAIIFITHDLGVVANVADRVAVMYAGKVVEIGTVDEIFYNPKHPYTWGLIASMPSLDGSEEELYAIPGTPPDLLKPPKGDAFAPRNPQALKIDFEMDPPLFKVSDTHYAATWLLHEQAPEVKPPAVVEKRILQMKAGEQHD
- a CDS encoding ABC transporter ATP-binding protein, with translation MTKQREKLIEVKNVKQHFDVSGGVVKAVNDISFDIYRGETFGLVGESGCGKSTTGRTIIRLYDATAGEVLFDGENVHGKKSRAELKKFNRKMQMIFQDPYASLNPRMTVGDIIAEGIDIHGLAKGKKERMERVHELLNTVGLNKEHANRFPHEFSGGQRQRIGIARALAVEPEFIIADEPISALDVSIQAQVVNLLKKLQKEKGLTYLFIAHDLSMVKYISDRIGVMYRGQIVELTTSDELYANPIHPYTKSLLSAIPLPDPDYERNRKRIVYDPSQHDYGSEAPTMREIRPGHFVLCSEAEYKKYKEIYQ
- a CDS encoding peptide ABC transporter substrate-binding protein; the encoded protein is MKKKIPLILASTLTVSMLGACSYQKEDNKAGAKEKSSNKQVLNLTETAEIPTMDTTLSTDATSSNIMNNTMEGLYRLGKDDKLVPGVAKSYEKSEDGKKYVFKLREDAKWSNGEPVTAKDFVYSWRRAVDSNTGAKFAYILFDVKNAEKVNKKELPVEELGVKAIDDHTLEVELDNPVPYFVSLTVYPTLYPLNEKFVTEQGAKFGLESNTTLYNGPFVLNEWKHEQSFQLKKNPTYWENKEVKLEEINFNIVKDRSTAINLYETKAIDRVVLTSEFVDKYKSDADFKTIKRPSTQFIRLNEKNKFLANKNIRKAIAMSFERENIGKVILNDGSEGIYGFVPKGLAKGPNGKDFREENGKLIKEDIKEAQKYWEAGKKELGVDKVELELLNFDTDDAKKIGEYLKGQFEKNLPGLTVPTKMQPFAQKLKLEASGDYAMSYAGWSPDYMDPMSFLEMYTTGNAQNKVNYANPAYDDLIKKAKTEVDVQARWDALLKAEKQLLEDAAIAPVYQPGKAYLQRQSITGLLEHKYGGEFSYKWVELKN